AATTTGCGGATCACGTTCTGCTGATTTTTGATCGCCCCTGCAGTAGAACCAAAGGGAAAGCCATCTTCGAGTAGCTTCAGCGATGGTGCTACTACATCGGACCATTTGAGTTTTCCCCACTTTTCCCAAATGGTGCCCATGCCTGCCATCATACCTGGGGGACCAATGGCGAGAGGTCCATGGACGTTGGCATTGTCCCTTACGCTGCAGATGTATTCATTTTCATTGATGCCTCCGCGGGTACGCGCTGGCAGGATGGTGTACATGTGTTCGTGAGCCGCTTTGGGCGAAATTGAATTGGCGTCTATCGACCAGACTTTGCCTGTGGCGCCTTCCAGGATCACGGCACACAGTACATAACCACCCACACCCGTGGATTGTGGCTGTAACATGCAGCATGCCATACTGGTTGCCACTGCTGCGTCAAAGGCGTTGCCGCCCTGTTCGAGTATTCTCGCACCGATTCTTGCCGCCTCTGGAGGTCCGGCTGCAACTGCTCCTGTTGTGCTGGTAACTTCTTGTCCCTCAGTCATATTCAATTTTTCCTGTGTTATTTCGCTGCATATTGATTTGCGCCAACATTACTTGGCGTTCGTTGATTGGCGCACATAAGGTGGCGTACTAAGTCAGAAGGTTTTTCTAACTCTGCCAGTTGGCCGCGCATGTCTTCTTGTGGGATGAACCAGGGACGCATATACATGCCGAGGAGAACAGATCGAATTTCATCGGTTTGGTTTGGGCGAGCTGTATGCCAGCAGGCACCGTGCATGACAATGGCGCTTCCGCGTTTGCCGGTGAGGATTTTACCGCCATCGATCCATTGGCTTTTGAGTTCTGGCGGTGGCGGTTCACCTTTGAGGTGGCTTTGGGGCAGCATGGCGGTTGCGCCGTTTTCTTCGGTGAGATCGTTCAGAAGCCAGATGGTTTGTCCTGCGAGACGGCCAGGTGGCCAGGGCGGTTGCACAGACCAATAAGGGTAGTCTGAATGCCAGCCAAAACTGTCTGCGCCCGGATAGACTGTATTGCCAGACCAGGTGGAGCAGACCATGTCGTCGCCGAGGTATTTGCGCCACAGGGTTACGATGGTCGGGTGGGACAGGAGTTCGAGAAAGATGGGGTGCTTGACGGCGATGCGCCCTACGCGCTGCGTTTTGGCTGCAAGCGATTGCTCGGTGGCTTCTTCTTTGAGGAGTTGCTCAAGAATACCTCGTGCTTCATCGGCTTTTTTTTCTGGGATGACCGAAGGAATGATGTGGAAACCCACTTCATCGAGATCGGTCATGATTTTTTTATAATCGAGATTTTTTGGCATTTTTG
The Gemmatimonadota bacterium DNA segment above includes these coding regions:
- a CDS encoding phytanoyl-CoA dioxygenase family protein gives rise to the protein MPKNLDYKKIMTDLDEVGFHIIPSVIPEKKADEARGILEQLLKEEATEQSLAAKTQRVGRIAVKHPIFLELLSHPTIVTLWRKYLGDDMVCSTWSGNTVYPGADSFGWHSDYPYWSVQPPWPPGRLAGQTIWLLNDLTEENGATAMLPQSHLKGEPPPPELKSQWIDGGKILTGKRGSAIVMHGACWHTARPNQTDEIRSVLLGMYMRPWFIPQEDMRGQLAELEKPSDLVRHLMCANQRTPSNVGANQYAAK